From Etheostoma cragini isolate CJK2018 chromosome 3, CSU_Ecrag_1.0, whole genome shotgun sequence:
tgaccgaccgggttgacacttcagtgtgagaaatcgggggtgttgCGTCtaaaaccagtcaaatgcgtgtgtctcacggccaatgcgtgagagttggcagccctggttgtaagtcctgtgttgttttactTTTCACTATTACTCACTACCATAATCGATCACAAAATAGGCTCCCCACATCAAAATTCGTAATCAACACATAAAAATAGTGACATTatcgtgacctgtacacaaatcaatagattaaataacgtaaccatttcacaaactgccatgagactgggctgccACCCGACTGAACACACTTTATCGGCTTAGAATTACTGCAACAATCACCAAGCACACTCCAAACTCAAGGTTCTCTCTTCTCAATTTACAGCCCCTCTctcttttgttaaaataactCACTGTTGACGGCTACGGCCGCCAAACAggctacacattttttttttttttttaaacaatatttttatttaagaaagGTAACACTGTACATGATGCATACAAATAGAATAGCTTGAATTGGTTTAACATTACTTTGTCAATCAAATCCCATCCACCTACCCACCCACAACAAGCACTTActgacattaaaataattaaggataataataatgataatgaaaataagtacataataatgaaaaaaaaaggagaaagaaaaggggggggggggcactccACACTCTTACATTTTACATGCCTGTAGCTACACatggttgaaaaaaagaagaaaaaaaaacacatcagggcCCTGTTGTCTTACGGGAGAGTATTGAGCttatcaaaatacaaaatcaacAGGTCCcatattttgtgaaatttaCTAATTGAACCTCTGGTGAAGTACTTAATTTTTTGTAGTTTCAAGAAAAACATTAGTTCACTGAGCCAGACAGACCCTTTAGGTGGATCAGGAGATTTCCACTGTAAAGCTATTCTTCTACGGGCTAACAAAGAGGCAAAAGCAAAAGCATTCTTCTTATCAGTGGGCAACAAGATCTCATTAATCAAGACTCCAAAGATGGCCATGTCTGCTGAGGGTTTCACTTTGGTATCAAAAGCATCATTCAAAATGTTGGAGACATATGACCAAAAACATGGTCCAAAACATATGCAACATATCTGCTGGTGTACATAACAGGAAATGATGAACTCTGGCTTTGAATAAAATGACGGACCTGAAAGTATCTAAATAAGTCTGTAAATGACGCTGCAAATGAAATTTCTCAGTAAGATCAGTAAAAGTGGCAAAGACACCGTCTATATAAAAGTTGTAGCATATAGTTAGACCCTTCCTACGCCACAGTGTGAAGGTATGGTCCATTCTGGATGCAGGAAATCAGGCTACACATTGTAAACAACCGCTTGTCTAGTCCTTCGGTAAcattagcagggttagcatggcagATATAGCCATGACTTTACTGTCtcactttttttcagtaacCAACTTGGGTACTCTAGCTACATACTTCAATTTGATTACACGgatgttgaaatgaaataaaatgcctGTCCCTTGTAGCCGTGATAAAtaagcctgaagctaatgctttgCTACTTGTTTAGGACGAAATAACCCAACTTGGCGTCCTTTTGGGCTTTAAAATAgcacatctccaatatttacccagaGTTTGTTACATCTTTGGTCATACAATATTaatcctgtttgtgtgtttgttgcttttatggCTGTACTAACAATTACAGCTGTAGCACACtgagtttagttttttacaggTTTATCTGGCAGTCTGGTTGTCAAACTGGGCATCTGATACAATATATGGAAAACAATACACAGGCCAAAACTAAcagaaattattttataaaagagaaagaaccACGCATTTGTAGGGAATTTTGACTTTATGTATTCACttaattaacaataaaacaaagaatttgTTTGATTGGAAAAGCATAAGGTTCATACTGTAAATTGCCATCTTAACTATTTCCAAATCTCAGATGTTTTGGGATtgatttttgttcattaaatgtTTCTTGGTGTTCTTCTCTGGcttaaataatataatgaaacattttggaGCAAATATACACAGTATTAGTCCAAAACTGGAGGCCAGAATGGCAAATATCTCCACAGCCACAGTAAATTTCCCAGGAGAGCTGAGATATGCAGGGATAAAGGTGATCCAGACTGCACAGAAAATCAGCATGCTGAAGGTGATGAGCTTGGCTTCATTAAAATTATCAGGTAATTTCCGAGCTAGGACAGCTAACAGAAAGCAAAAGACAGCCAGTAGGCCTATGTACCCGAGCACCGCCCAGAAACCAACAGCTGAGCCTAATGCACACTCCAGGATGATTATCTTCTTGTAtatggttacatttttcattggAAAAGGGGGACTAAGACCCAACCAAATAGTACATATTAAAACTTGAATAAACGTGAAAGACACTACAGTCATTCTTTGCTGTGGAGGACCAAACCATTTCATGACATTACTCCCTGGAGGTGTAGCTTTGAAGGCCAATAACACTACTATTGTTTTTCCAAGAACACAAGACATACAAAGGACAAAGGTGATCCCAAATGCTGTGTGGCGCAGCATGCAGGACCACTCAGAGGGTGCTCCAATGAAAGTTAATGAACATAAGAAACATAGAGTCAGCgagaagagcagcaggaagctcAGCTCGGAGTTGTTGGCCCTAACAATCGGCGATGTCCTGTGACGAAAGAACACAGCCGCTGTTATAATGGCCAGACAGGCGCCACCAACTGAGAATGTAGCCAGGATGATTCCTAGGACCTCGTTGTAGGAAAGAAACTCTACAGGCTTGGGGAGACAagtgtctctctctgcattaGGCCAGAACTCCTTGGGGCAAGAGAAACAATCAGGGGaatctgaaataaattaaacaaaaagggCTTTGAGcagtcatactgtatatttgattttgtacagtacattgactATTTATGAAGATAAGACAATACCTGTAGAATTAGTAATCTCTCCCTCAGGGCATGGTATGCAATCATAACAGCAGATGGGTTTTCCTTTCTGCAGCACTTTACGAGTTCCTGGAGGACAGCTGTCAGAGCACACTGACACAGGAACCTGGCATATAGAAATTAACAAATGctgcaaaacattttcattttttttaacaatacttCTGTTTCAGTATATGTAATTGTGTTCAAAAGTTCAGCTGAAGCTAAAATGAAGCTTCAACGATCTGAGTTAGACAAGTCAagtggttgttttttaaatttatagtCTTACAtctaacccccaatttccactgGATGAGGAATGGATGCAGATCGGCTCCGCCGTGTATCTGCTCCATGGTCCACCGTCCGACAATACCTACATGATCCGGATtggttgcggaacggctgcagctatgactgacagctgaaatcccgaggacccacaagatctTGCGAGATCACGTAGAAtagaaccaaaaaaacaacaacagttggaTTCCATCCAGAAGAGTCAAGAGGAAActactctgtgctgtgttttcatgATGTAGTACTGGAAAATATGACCCTTCGTGAGCATgcactattttattttgaaaatataatggtttctgtgctcgacttcctgtccctctGCCTTGTACAGAATTGCAGCAGAACTTCTCCGGCAAAGGCAAAAATAGAAGTTCTGCGTGTTTGCTTCCGCAGCCGTTACGTATCCTGAGGAAATATACATATTGACTTTAAGGGAAACCAAATTACTCCAACGCCGTTTTGGAGCGGATCTGCAACCCttccgcatcctgtggaaattgggggtaaaATGGCGCtgcacttgttttgttttctgctgcAATACCCGGAGCTCCTTCACCAGAGATATAGTCACGCACATCAGGGAAAAACATATTCGTACTTAGTTCccacttttcttttgtcttcaatGGATTTATTGGACATTATTGTCAAAGGTGTGCTCACCGTGTCCCATGCAGTGAAACAAAGGAGAAGAGGTAGGATATTTTGGATCAGTGTTGCACAAACTAGGTAAACTCAGACCATGCCATGGTCCTCCCAATTCCCTCACACAGGCAGAAACTAAAACTTTTAAATCTGTTGTGAGGATATCTGAGAAGTGGACCAGTGAAGCTGTGGCGCATTTTCACACATGTTTGGACTGTACCGACTAGGATGTTTCCAGGTCTTCTAGTAACTAATGCTAAGGCTGTTACGTCATACATCAGTTTCTGTGAGGACAGCTGGATACCAACACGTATTActgcaaagttaaaaaatgacaatgtaGTGTAACGGTACAAATAGCAAAGATAGCAGAGACGCCTCATATCATTTGTGACAGATGTATCACCCAATCAGGAGTAAAGATTTAAGATCAAGATAGCCTATCCGGTGTGAGGGAAGTGGggtgaaaacagaaacaagtgTGCAGAAGTGGTGGTGAAAAGGAATGTTTGCCGAAGTAGAGAATCCCACTCTCGcttaaaagtaataaaaaaggaacCAAACTATTGTGTAAGGGATGTAGAAAAAGTGGGAGTTACAAGCTTAGCAAGTAGGGGCCGAGTCTCTTCGAGTAGACTAGGACACATTTCCTCAGTTAAATGAAGGTTGGTTAAGCTGTTAGCAATAGCATTGGAGTCTTTTGATGTTAGCCGCTACCCACGTGGCCTTGATGGTATAAGGTTAAAGCCGGGAAAGGAGTGTCTAATCATACTCAGCGGCCAGTTAAGCTCTGAAGGAGAGTTTTTGCAACTGGAAGGAGTTGGGGAGCAACCTCGCCTCAACACAGACCGTCCATGCAACTTAGAGAACGTTATCCTGTGAGTGAATATTAAAGTAAAGATTTCCTGATAAGGGTAACCTGTTTGCTCACCGTTTTGAATAGTCTGTCGAAACAGATTTTTGTTCATTACTTTACACCAGCGACTAAGGTAAGGTCTTTCCCTATTTTGAGCGCGGACTGGGAGCAACAGCAGCTAAGGCTGTAATACTGTTCATAATAAGGGACAATAGACTTCCGCTGTCAGGACAGACTCTGGGAGCAGTTGTCAGTGGGCTGGAAGTTGTCTCTGTAAAGGGAGTGTCTACAgtgaaaaacgtttttttaaaataacaaatactttGTGGTTCACATTGAaccatatttcattttatgcaATTAATTGTTTTGGGAGTCATCCTGCACTAGTAGAGTAGAGAACTATATTAATAACACCCCTACATAGCGGGTCTCATTCTCCGATACACAGGCACATAATATTctgttttctgcctttattcaaaaaaagacattattcCGACTAaactgtttacatggctaatgaaaatTAATATTCACGTTTACATGTAGCCGTGCATAATATGATATTCTGAAAGTTCACCAGCGGTGGTGGACTTGTTGGATTGTTCAAACACAGCGTCTCCCAAAATTTGAGTAAGCCTCTGGtctttttaaaactattgattatttattaaactcTCCACAATCCTCCTGCCTGGAAGCTTCATTTGAAGTCTGTGAAAGTTTTCTTAACTTCTTTTTAGGCAGGGATGTCATTATCAGAGCCCATATTTCATCCCCCACTGTTGGCCCTTCGTTAGTATGCACTTGCTCAACTGTCCTCAACCAGTTTGAATCTGTGTCACTTTTAAATCTCACTGAAATTgccaatcaaataaaaaaaaaaacattgtcccACTGGCACTGTGCCACCTTGCCTATTTAAGGAAGCCAGGGAGACTATTGGCCTGAATGtccaaaaaatcataaatactAATTTAGCAGCAGGAGTCATTCCAATgtacatgtcaaaaaagccGTTGTGGAACCCCTGATTAAAACAAGAAATCTGTATTCCTTGGTTTTATCTAATTACAGACCTATCTCAAAGCTTTGTTTTATGGAATTTTTGAGATTTTTCNNNNNNNNNNNNNNNNNNNNNNNNNNNNNNNNNNNNNNNNNNNNNNNNNNNNNNNNNNNNNNNNNNNNNNNNNNNNNNNNNNNNNNNNNNNNNNNNNNNNACCTATATCTCCGCCTAGAAAACATAATTATAAAGCATGGCATCTACTCTCTACtagaatgtttaaaatgtattaaggACTGGATGGTTTCTAGctttgtaaatataaatgaagaTACAACAGAGGTCATTGTGTTTGGACCCAGTTGGGCCAATGATATCCCTCCTGTTGACCCACctgcaacaaaatgcaaaacccATAATCACAAATGTGGATGTCAAAATTGACAATGGTTTTAAACTTGATTGTTAATtgataaacagataaataatgTTGTTAAATCCAATCACTTGAGGCTTGTATCTCAAAATAAACCTGTTTTATCTTGTAAGCACTTTGAGCACATAATTCATGCTGTCATCTTCACTGTTTTGGGCTACtgtaatgccctttacatttgaCGTTAACCAAACCTCTCTCACCCTTACAGTTAGTACAAAACTCGGCCGCTTGTCTTTTAACAGGAAATCGCAAGCATGAACACATACCACCAGTCCTGGCCTCACTACACTTGCTCTTggttcattttaaattcattttagaatcttattgtttgtttttaaatcactgaaTGGGTTGGCATCTTGCCCGATCTCAGACCTCTTACAAGTTTACACCCCCTGACGGTCACTTAGGTCTACTGATCAACTTTGACTGGTCGCTCCAAAAACCTGGCTAAAACCAAGGGCGACCGCGCTTTTACAGCTGCAGCCCGTAAACTGTGGAATGAGCTAACTACACAGGTCAAATTGTCCGAGACCCTCAAATCTTTTAAATCGTGTCTTAAAACCCACTTGTATTCCCTGGCTTTTAACCCAGCATTACAATTGCGTGGTCATTTGTTGTTTGgagttttctgtgtttttatatgtgtttttttgaatttatttcttGTCCAGCACTTTtaaacctttgttttttaaattgtgctaTATAATAAAATGGATTGGGTTGGAtggcttgttttgctgctgccaactgcagagatctcacttaatactggacctAGTTTAAAGAATATtgctcccatcagtcacttagacacaaagaaacataggaaaatagggtccaggttgaaaaaaatcatagttatCCTTTGAGATTGCCATATTTTATGTATCATTATTGCTTTTGTGCTCCTTACTTGTGTGCCACCATCCACCCAGGTAAGGTTCCTGTTGATACGGAACTTCTGGCCCACCGGCAGTGATTCATCGTATTGACCTACTGTCACCAACTCAATGGTGCCACGCTCACTTTTTTGCCAGTTAACCAGTTCGTATCTGGCCACAGGATCACCGTTGGCATCAAATGACACGTCATACCCATTTTGGGTG
This genomic window contains:
- the LOC117942150 gene encoding extracellular calcium-sensing receptor-like, whose amino-acid sequence is MHTVNKNYTAMPEPLRCTGSIKTRELRFSRAMIFAIEEINNSTELLPGIKLGYQIYDSCASVPMTVHVAFQLSNSLDPVFYTGDNCSQSGMVMAVVGETGSSPSISMSRIIGSFNIPQVSHFATCACLSNKQQYPNFFRTIPSDQFQAEALAKLVKHFGWTWIGAVRSDSDYGNNGMASFLAAAHREGICVEYSESFYRNHPRSRIQRVADVIRRSTAMVVVAFAAFGDIRLLLEELLLEPSPPRQWIGSEAWVTDTELLRFSFCAGAIGFGIQKSVIPGLKDFLLDLSPAKVAASPVLTELWEDAFKCKLGKSAATDERLCDGTEDIKTLQSPYTDTSQLRITNMVYKAVYAIAHAIHKAVCQETNSTTQCDKFPRIESKEVLTQLKKVNFTQNGYDVSFDANGDPVARYELVNWQKSERGTIELVTVGQYDESLPVGQKFRINRNLTWVDGGTQVPVSVCSDSCPPGTRKVLQKGKPICCYDCIPCPEGEITNSTDSPDCFSCPKEFWPNAERDTCLPKPVEFLSYNEVLGIILATFSVGGACLAIITAAVFFRHRTSPIVRANNSELSFLLLFSLTLCFLCSLTFIGAPSEWSCMLRHTAFGITFVLCMSCVLGKTIVVLLAFKATPPGSNVMKWFGPPQQRMTVVSFTFIQVLICTIWLGLSPPFPMKNVTIYKKIIILECALGSAVGFWAVLGYIGLLAVFCFLLAVLARKLPDNFNEAKLITFSMLIFCAVWITFIPAYLSSPGKFTVAVEIFAILASSFGLILCIFAPKCFIILFKPEKNTKKHLMNKNQSQNI